The Lysobacter enzymogenes DNA segment GGCTGCAGCGCCAGCCCCAGCCCCGCCAGCAACGCGGGATTGAGCGCCTCGGCGTTGTTGACCCGCAACGGCGCCGGCACGCTCAACGAGAAGTCGCCGTGGCGCGCATGGTGGAAGCGCCAGGCGTTGCCGAAACGCGAGTACGCGTAGGCCAGCGCGCTGTGGCCGGCGAGTTCGCGCGGATGGGTCGGCCGCCCGCGCGCGTCCAGGTACGCCGGCGCCGCCACCAGCACGATGCGCACGCCGCACAGGCGCCGCGCCAGCAGGCTCGAATCGGCCAGCGCCGAGATGCGCAGGGCGAGGTCGTAGCCGCCGCCGACCAGGTCGGTGACGCCGTCGTCGAAGTCGATGTCCAGCGCGATCTCCGGATAGCGCTGCATGAACTGCGGCAGCAACGGCGCCAGGTGGGCGACGCCGAACGACATCGGCGCGGCCAGCCGCACCCGTCCGCGCGGACTGCGCGCCTGGGCGGTGACCTCGGCCTCCACCGCCTCGCCTTCGGCCAGGATGCGGCCGGCGCGTTCGAGCGCGCCGCGGCCGCTCTCGGTCAGCGAGATGCGCCGCGAAGTCCGGTGCAGCAACGTCGTCTTGAGCCGGGTTTCCAGGCGCGAGACGGCCTTGGACACGGTCGCCTGCGACAGGCGCAGTTCCTCCGCCGCGCGAGCGAAGGAGCCCAGTTCGGCGACCTTGGCGAAGATCGCCCAGGCTTCCAGGTCGGGGAGTCGGGTCATGCGGTCATTACACCACTTTTGGAAACGATGTCTTTCTATCGTTTCTATTCTAAACCCGATCGCGCAGGCCTATCGTTTCCCCATCGACCGCACACACAAGGAAACGCCGACATGATCGAACTGCGCCCCTATTCCAGCCTCGGCGGCGAAAACCACGGCTGGCTCGACGCCAAGCACCACTTCTCCTTCGCCGGCTACCGCGACGCCGCGCGCATGGGCTGGGGCGCGCTGCGGGTCTGGAACGACGACACCATCGCCGCCAACACCGGCTTCCCGCCGCACTCGCACGCCGACATGGAGATCATTACCTACGTCCGCGATGGCGCCATCACCCACCAGGACAACCTCGGCAACCGCGGCCGCACCGAAGCCGGCGACGTGCAGGTGATGAGCGCGGGCAGCGGCATCCAGCACGCCGAATACAACCTGGAGCCGGGCACCACCCGCATCTTCCAGATCTGGATCATTCCCGACGCCCGCGGCGGCGCGCCGACCTGGGGCGCCAAGCCCTTTCCCAAGGACGACCGCGGCGGCCGCTTCGTGGTCCTGGCCAGCGGCATCGAAGGCGACGAGGACGCGCTGCCGATCCGCGCCGCCGCGCGCGTGCTGGGCCTGACCCTGGCCGCCGGCGAATCGGCCGAATACGGCTTCGACGGCGAGCGCTACGGCTATCTGGTTCCCGCCAAGGGCGCGATCGAGGTCAACGGGGTGACGGTGAACGCCCGCGACGGCGCCGCCATCCGCGGCGAGGCGCGCATCCGCGTGACCGCGCTGGAAGACGCCGAAGTGGTGCTGGTCGACACCGCCCCGTAACCCGCGCCGCCGCATGCTCGTGTGCTCCACCCGCGCCGCCTCCCGCGGCGGCGCGCTTCCCCTTACGTCCCTTCCCCACCGCTCCGGAGCTCCCATGGCCACCTTCACCACCCGCGACGACGTGCAGATCTACTTCAAGGACTGGGGCCCGCGCGACGGCGAACCCGTCGTCTTCAGCCACGGCTGGCCGCTGAGTTCGGACAGCTGGGAATCGCAGATGTTCTTCCTCGCCGCGCATGGCTATCGCGTCGTCGCCCACGACCGCCGCGGCCACGGCCGTTCCAGCCAGCCCTGGGACGGCAACGACATGGACCATTACGCCGACGACCTGGCGCAGTTGCTCGAACACCTCGACATCCGCGGCGCCGCGCTGTTCGGCTTCTCCACCGGCGGCGGCGAAGTGGCCCGCTACATCGGCCGCCACGGCACCGCGCGGGTCAAGAAGGCCGGCCTGATCTCGGCGGTGCCGCCGCTGATGCTCAAGACCGCCGACAATCCGGGCGGCCTGCCCCTGGAGGTGTTCGACGGGCTGCGCGAGGGTTCGATCAAGGACCGCTCGCAGTTGTACAAGGACATCGCCAGCGGCCCGTTCTTCGGCTTCAACCGCGAAGGCGCGACACCCTCGCAGGGCATGATCGACTCGTTCTGGATGCAGGGCATGTGGGGCGGCCACAAGAGCACCTACGACTCCATCGCCGCGTTCTCGGCCACCGACTTCCGCGCGGATCTGGCGAAGTTCGACGTGCCGACCCTGATCGTGCACGGCGACGACGACCAGATCGTCCCCATCGACGCCGCCGGCCGCGCCTCGGCCGCGCTGGTGAAGGACAGCAAGCTGATCGTGTACCCCGGCGCGCCGCACGGCCTGACCGATACCCACAAGGACAAGCTCAACCAGGACCTGCTCGACTTCCTGAAGTCCTGACCGCGCCAGGCCCCCGCGGCGACCGCCGCGGGGGCTTCGCCAAGAAGCATCCTGCAGCAGCGGCGCGAGCCGCGGCCGCGAAAACGCGACTGCGCCGAAGCTTCCGTCGCAGTCGCGTTTTCGCGGTCGCGGCTCGCGCCGTTCCCACATTCCATCCGGCGCCCTCGCCTCCCGGCATCGTTTCCGGCCTACGCCGCCCGTCGAAGCCGCACGCCGCATCGCCCTCGCCCCTGAGCGCGCGCCGCGCCGACCTGCCCGAAGCGCCCGCGGGAAACTCCGCGCTGCGCCGCACAACCGCGTATGCGTTTCGCATGAATTTGTCTGCAATCTTCTCTTTCGTGATCGCCGCAACCGGCACGCGCGCGCATCCGTGATCGATTGGCCGCGGCAACACCGCGTGCCCCGCCGCAGCACGCAACAGCAACGAGCGCCATCGCGGCAAACGCGTCGGCGCCCGCCGCCGGCGTCCTTCAGTCCACCTCGACGATAGGACGGACCATCGCCATGAACACCGCTTCGGCAAGCAACGCTTCCGCGCCCCCGGCGCCCTCGCCCTCCCGCCACGACCTGCACGCGTTCTGGACCCTGGCCGACGACCTGCAACGGCAGACCGTCGACCACGCCGGCGCCTTGTTCGCGTTCGTGGAAACCGCCAGCCCGCCGCGCCTGTTCTCGCTGCTGGCGCAGTACCGCAGCTTCACCGACTACTACATCGCCGACATCGCCCTGCTGATCGCGCGGCTGCCGCCAGGGCGCATGCGCAGCTTCCTCGCCGACATCCTGTTCGACGAACTCGGCAGCGGCGACGCGACGCAGGCGCATCCGCAGCTCTACGACGATTTCCTCGCCAGCCTGCGCATCGAGCACGCGCCGCACGACCGTCTGCCGCTCGCCGCCAACCTCGCCCTGCTCGACGCCGCGCGCGCCGCCCTGGTCGCGCCGGGCGCGAGCGCGGCCTACGGCGTCGGCCTGCGCGGCATGGGCGGCGAATGCGTCTGCCAGGTCTACCTGGCCCGGCTGCACGAGCACCTGGTGCGCAATCCCTACATCCGCGAACACCACGACCGCATCGACTGGATCTTCTGGGACCTGCACGTCGGCGAACACGACATCGCCCACCGCGAGAAACTGCGCGCGCTGATCGGCGAGCAGATCGGCGGCATGGACGCGGGCAGCGTGGCCGAGCTGGAACGCGGCTACCGCGACAGCATGGCGGCGTGGCAGTCGTTCTGGAGCCATATCCATGCCGCGGCGACCGCGCCGGACCCGCACGCGCACGCGCGCGGCCCGGGCGATTGCGCCGGCGCCGGCGAAGCGCCCATCGCCCAGTTCCACCTCGCCATCGGCGTGCACGACCTGCAGCAGGCGCGCGCGTTCTATTGCGACGTGCTCGGCGCCAAGCAGGGCCGCTCGACCCGCAACCTGGTCGATCTGGATTTCTACGGCCACCACCTGGTGATCCACCAGGCGCCGCGCGAATCCACCGGCGACAACGCGTTCGGCTCGGCCTTCTACGGCGAGACGGTCAAGGTGCCGCACTTCGGCATGAACCTGAACTGGCGCGACTGGAGCGCGCTGGCCGAGCGGATCAAGAGCCGCGGCTACGGCTTCATCGACCCGCCGCACGTGCGCATGCGCGCCCTGCCCGGCGAACACGCGACCATGTTCCTCGCCGACCCCAGCGGCAACGCCCTGGAATTCAAGGCCTTCCGCAACCACGCCGAGGTGTTCGCGACGATCTTTTCGCCGCACACGCGCGACACCGACAGCCTGGACGGACTGGTGAAGAAAGCCGCGGCGGCGTGAACCGCGCCCGCGGCCGGCGCGACGCGCCGGTCGCGGGCCTCGCCGGCCGCGCCGCAACCACGCCGCGCCGCGGCTACGCGCTCAGTCCGCGGCGTAGCGATCGGCGACCGACAACGCTTCGTCGATCGCCGCCAGCCCGTGGCGCAGATCCGCTTCGTCGATGTTCAACGGCGGCACGATGTGCAGCCGGTTGCCGGCGGCGAACGGCCACACCCCGCCGCGCTTGCACGCCGCCACCAGTTCGGCCATCGGCGCATTGGCCGCGCCGGCGGCGTTGAACGGCACCAGCGGCGCGCGCGTGGCGCGGTCGCGCACCAGTTCGATCGCCCAGAACGCGCCCAGGCCGCGCACCTCGCCGACGCTGGCATGGCGCTCGCGCATCGCCGCCAACGCCGGCCCGATGATCTGCGCACCGATGCGGCGCGCGCGCTCGATCAAGCCTTCGCTGCGGTACACGCCGATGCAGGCCACCGCCGCCGCGCAGGCCAGCGGATGGCCCGAGTACGTCAGCCCGCCCGGGAACGGCCGCTGCTGGTAGGCCTGGGCGATGCGTTCGCTGACGATCACCCCGCCCAGCGGCACGTAACCGCAGTTCACGCCCTTGGCGAAGGTGATCAGGTCCGGCACCACGCCCCAGCGGTCGATCGCGAACCACTCGCCGCAACGGCCGAAACCGGCCATCACCTCGTCGGCGATCAGCACGATGCCGTGGCGGTCGCACAAATCGCGCACTCCCTGCAGATAACCGTCCGGCGGCACCAGGATGCCGTTGCCGCCGACCACCGATTCGAGCAGGATCGCCGCCACCGTGTGCGGCCCTTCCAGCTCCAGGGTCTGCTGCAGATGCGCCAGCGCGCGCTCGCCTTCCTCGGCTTCGTCGCGCGCATGGAAACTGGAGCGGTAGGCGTACGGCCCCCAGAACCGCACCACCCCGGGCGGGCCGGGCTCGGCGTTCCAGCGGCGCGGATCGCCAGTCAGCGCGATCGCGCCGGCGGTGGCGCCGTGGTAGCTGCGGTACATCGACATCAGCTTGTGCCGGCCGGTGTGCTGGCGGGCGATGCGCACCGCGTTCTCGACCGCCTCGGCGCCGCCGTTGGTGAAGAACACCCGGTCCAGATCGCCCGGCGCGACCTCGGCGATCATCCGCGCGGCCCGCGCGGTGGCTTCGTTGGCGTGGTACGGCGCGATCGTGCACAGCGTCGCGGCCTGTTCGCGGATCGCCTCGACCAAGGCAGGATGCTGGTGGCCGAGGTTGACGTTGACCAGCTGGCTGGAGAAATCCAGCCAGCGCGTCCCGTGCTCGTCCCAGAACCACGAGCCCTGCGCGCCGGCCACCACCACCGGATCGATCAGCGCCTGCGCCGACCACGAATGCAGCACATGGCGGCGGTCGTCGCGCCACGCGGCGGAGCGCGCGTCGGTGGCGCCGGCCCGGTTCGACGCGGGCGACTGGCCTGTTTCGTCGATACGGTTCATTCGCGTCTCTCCTGTTTGCCGACGGATCCGCATCATCGCATCGTCGGCGCCCGTCATTGCGGCGACGACGGCGCCACGTCCCAGCGTCCGTATCCCGACAGCCCCGCCGCCGCGGCCAATGCCACCGACGCCGCATTGTCGAGCTGGCAGCGGTACTGCGGCTCCCAGCCCTGCGCCAACGCATGGCGCGCGATCGCCCGCACCACCGCGCGGGCGTGGCCGCGGCCGCGATGCGCGGCCAGGGTCAGTACGCCCAGATCCATCAGCCGGGATTCATCCCAGCGGTACATGCTCGCCGCGCATACCAGCCGGCCGTCGGCGAAGGCGCCGAACGCGGCGTCGTGATCGAGCGCGACGTAGGCGTCGTCGCGGTCCTGTTCGCTGGCCTCGGATTCGAACATTGCGAACGCCGCGGCATCGTCCGGACCCAGCGCGCGCACGTGGGCCGCGGGCGGTTCGGCGAGCACTCCGGCCTGATCGCGCAACGTGAAATAGAACAAGTGATCGGCGCCGTACAACGGCGCACCCGCCTGCGCCAGCGCCGGCCGCAACTCGTCCGGTTCCAGCGGCGCGCCGACCGCCGCGACCAGCGCGTCGGCGAGCGCGGGATCCAGCATCGCGCGCGCACCGGCCTCGGTCTCCAACAGGATCGCGCGGAATCGGGCGTGCGCCCGGATGTCGATCGTGACCGTCAGCGCCGACTCGCGCCAACGCGTCGCTTCGCCAGCGAAAGCCTGCTGCCAATGGGTTTCGACGAGGGCGGAGAACATGGACATGCGCATATAACCGGAGTCGGCGACCGGCCGTCATTGTGCACGCTGCGCCCGCCGCGCGCCTCAGCCCCCGCGCAACTCCCGCCGCAGGATCTTGCCTACATTGCTCTTGGGCAGCTCATCGCGGAACTCGATCACATGCGGCACCTTGTAACCGGTGAGATTGGCCCGCGCATACGCCTTGATCTGCTCGGCCGTCAGCGCCGGATCCGAGCGCACCACCACCAGCTTGACCGCCTCGCCGGACTTCTCGCTCGGCACGCCCACCGCCGCGGATTCGCGGATGCCGGGCATCGCCGCCATCACGTCCTCGACTTCGTTGGGATACACGTTGAAGCCGGACACCAGGATCATGTCCTTCTTGCGGTCGACCAGGAAAATGAAGCCGCGCTCGTCGACGCGGGCGATGTCGCCGGTGTGCAGCCAGCCGTCGCGGTCGATGGTGCGCGCGGTTTCCTCCGGCTGGCGCCAATAGCCTTTCATCACCTGCGGCCCCCGCAGGCACAGTTCGCCGGCTTCGCCCACCGGCAGGCGCTCGCCGGCATCGTTCATCACGCAGGCCAGGGTCGAGGGCAGCGGCACGCCGATGGCGCCGCTGAACTCCATGTGCTCGACGATCGGATTGACCACCGCCACCGGCGAGCTTTCGGTCAGGCCGTAGCCTTCCACCAGCGCCTTGCCGGTCACCTGTTTCCAGCGCTCGGCCACCGCGCGCTGCACCGCGGTGCCGCCGCCGAAGCACATCCGCAATTGCGAGAAGTCGACCTGGTCGAAGCCGGGCGTGTTGAGCAAACCGCTGAACAAGGTGTTGACGCCGGTGATCGCGGTGAACGGGGTCTTGCGCAGTTCCTTGACGAAGCCGGGCATGTCGCGCGGATTGGTGATCAGCACGCTGTGGCCGCCGGCGTTGAGGAACAACAGGCAATTGCAGGTCAACGCGAACACGTGATAGAGCGGCAGCGCGGTGACGATGATTTCCTGGCCGGGGCGGATGCGCGCGCCGAACCAGGCCGAGACCTGCTGCAGGTTGGCGACCATGTTGCGATGGGTCAGCATCGCGCCCTTGGACAGGCCGGTGGTGCCGCCGGTGTACTGCAGGAACGCGAGGTCGCCGGATTCGACGTGGACGTCGTTCCATTCGCGCCGAGCGCCGGCCGCGAGCGCGTCGCGCAAGCGCACCGCGCCTTCGATGCGGTAGTCCGGCACCATCCGCTTGACGTACTTGAGCGCGAAATTGAACAGCGCGCGCTTGGGCGGATCGAACAGGTCGCCGAGCGCGGTGGTGATCACCCCGGCCAGCTGCTTCGCCACGCCCGCGGCCTCGACCGTGGCGCCGAAGTTGTCGACCACGATCAGCGCCTTGGCGCCGCTGTCGTGGATCTGGTGGGCCAGCTCGCGCGCGGTGTACATCGGATTGATGTTGACCACCACCAGCCCCGCGCGCAGCGCGCCGAACAGCGCCACCGGGTACTGCAGGCAGTTGGGCAGCATGATCGCGACGCGGTCGCCCTTCTTGAGTTCGAGCTCGTAGCTCAGGTAGGCGGCGAAGCGGCGGCTGAGCGCGTCGAGCTCGGCGAAGCTCAGGATCTTGCCGAAATTGCTGTACGCCGGCCGCGCGCCGAACTCGGCCACGGTCTTGCGCAACACGTCGTTGATGGTGCCCAGCGCGTCGGGATCGATCCGCGTGGGCACGTCGGACGGGTAGCTGGCGAACCAGGAAGGGGAAGAATCCATGGGAATGCGCGCTCCGGATACGAGCGCCCACGATAGCAAGCCGGCGCGCTCCACCGGCAGCCCGCGGGCGGTCCGGCCGCCTTGCCCAGCCGGGCCGGAAGCCAAGCGGGCGCGATCCATTCTTTGACCGCGATTGCGGTATGGAGCGTGCGTGCGCAGACGCTGCGCGCTCAGAAATGCGCGTCGAGGAACGCCGCCGCCGCATCCGACAGGCCGACGACCTTGTCGGTGGCCTGGCGATAGAGCTTGAAGTTGAGTTCGGTCTGCGGCCGGCCGTCGTCCCACTGCGCATGCGGCTTGAGCTCGGCGCGGCCGAGCGGCCGCCGCGCGGTCGCGGTGCGGCGGATGCGCACGCTCACCCGCGGTGTCTGCCGCGCCACGCCCGGCCGCGGCGCCACCGCCTCGGCCGCGACCACGGTGCCGCGCGCGAACAGGCCGGCGCCGCCGGCGTTCTCGCTGGCGAACAGATAGACCGTATCGCCGGCGGCGATGCGCTTGCCGCCGTACATGGTCTTCTGCGCCGCGAACGCGAACGCGCGCGCGGCGGTGTCGCTGACCTCGGTCTTGATCGCGTAAACCGCCATGCCTGTGTCCACCGCGCGGGAATGCGAAGGCAACGCGAACCGACCTGCGATCCGGCCACGCGCCGACACGCGCCGACACGCGCCGACACGCGCCGACACGCGCCAGCTTAGCGCCATGCTGCAAAGCGGCATGCACGGTCGTGCGTGGAGGGCCTGCGACGGCCATCGCATTCAGGCGACCGTTTGGCGCACGCGCCTGTTGACGGCGGTCCGTGCGCGCGCGCAGCGTATGCAGGCGGCGTCGGGGGGCGCCGGCGCGCGGGCCCGACCGGACTCGCGCATCGTCCAAGCCCACAGGCGCCGCAAACGCCACACCCGGATCGGACCGCCGCAGGCACGCGGCGGCCGCGAAGGGATTCGCGCTTCATCCACAGAACCCGAAATGGAGGACAGCACCATGCAACAGAATGACGACGTCGTCTCTGGCTGGTTGAACGGTTCCGACAGTGTCGACGGCCAGGACAATCCGGCCGGCTCGCTCTTCATCGAAGGCCAGGCCGCGGCGGAAGCCGCGATGACCGGCACCGGCATGCGCGCCACCCTGGGCGCTTGCGGCACGCTCGGCGGCACCAGCTGCAGCTACAACGGCGGCTGCCTCTGCTGCTGATCCCGCATGCGGGCGACGCGCAGCCCGGCCCCGGCCGCGGCTGCGCGCCGATAACCCGGTAGCGGCACCCGCGCGCGCCGCGTTCGCGCGCTGTCTCCCGCGAGCCCGCGCCCGCGCGCGCCGGCCGCCTCGAAGGATCGAACCCGCACGATGAGCGAACCCGCTCCGCCCGATGCCTTCGGCCGCATCGTCGATCGTTACGTCGCCGCCTCGCGCGCGGCCTTCGCCGACTGCCTGGCGTCGCTGCCGCTGGATCGCGACGAAGCCGCGCTGGCCCAGGCCGCCGCCGACGAAGCCTTGCGCGGCAACGCCCGGCTCAAGCTCAACCGGGTGCTGCTGCTGGAACTGCACGCGGCGCGCCGCGCCGGCCAGCTCGACGCCGACGACGACGCCGAACGTTTCGCCCAGTTCGTCGAACTGGCGCTGCAACCGCAGTTCGACCCGCACCTGGACCAGCGCTATCCGCCGCTGCGCCCGCGCCTGTTGCGCGCGCTGGAGCTGCAATCGGCGGCGCTGCAGCGGCTGATGCAGCGCTTCGTCGCCGACCGCGACGCGCTGGCCGGGCTGCTCGGCGCGCCGGCCGGGCCGCTGCGCGCGCTCGCGCTCGGCCAGGGCGACCTGCACGAAGGCGGCCAGACCGTGGCGCGGCTGCAGTTCGACGCCGGCAACGTCATGTACAAACCGCGCTCGCTGCGCATCGACGCCGCGCTCGACGGCTTCCTCGCCGCGCTGTTTCCCGACGATCCGCAACGTGTGCGGGTACCGGCCGTGCTCGACCGCGGCGACTACGGCTGGGCCGCGTTCGTCGCCCACCGCTACTGCGACGGCGACGCCGAACTGGCGCGCTTCTACCGCGGCCTGGGCCATTGGCTGGCCGCGCTGCGCCTGCTCGGCGGCACCGACATCCACCTGGAAAACCTGATCGCGGCCGGCCCGGTGCCGGTCGTGATCGATGTGGAAAGCCTGTTCGAGATCGTCCCGCCGCTGCAGGCCAGCGGCTACGGCCAGGCCTACGACTTCGCCCAGGCGCTGATCCGCAACTCGGTGCTGCGCACCGGCATCGTCCCGTTCCGCACCCAGGCGCTGGGCATGGAGGGCGTGGACATTTCCGCCGCCGGCTCGCTGCCGGACCAGCAGCCCAAGGTGCGCACCCCGATCATCGCCGAGGAAGGCACGCCGCGCGCGCGGCTGGCCCTGGTCGAGATCGAGATGGCGACGGCGCAGAACCATCCGAGCCCGAACCCGGACGTGTCGCGCTACTGGGATTGCATCAGCGACGGTTTCCTCGAACTGACCGCACAGTTGCGCGCGCTCGACCGCGACGGCGCGCTGGCGCCGCTGCTGGCGCGCTTCGCCGGCTGCCGGGTGCGCGAGATCCGCCGCCCCACCCGCGCCTACGTCGAGATCGGCCGCATGCTCTGGCACCCGGCCTCGCTGCACAAGGAAGACGAGGCGATCGAGCGCGCGCGCGACCTGTTCGCGCGCAACTCGGCGATGCTGGCCGGCGGCGACGGCGCGGCCGGCGGCGAAGAGCGCGACGATCCGCAACTGCGCGCCGACATCCAGGCCGAGATCGACGCGCTGCGCTACGGCGACGTGCCGATCTTCGTCGCGCCGCTGCAGGCCGCGCGCATCGACGCCGCGCTCGACGACTGGCGGGCGATGCGCCTGGACCTGGAAGAACTGACCATCCGCAGCGCCCTGGTCGCCACCGACCTCAACCTGCGCATGCGTTATCGCGAAGAAGAACGCGGCGGCCGCCGCTACGCCGCGCAGGCGCCGCACGCGCGCGACCTCGACGCGCGCCGGCGCAGGCTCGCCGCCGAGGCGACGGCGCGGCTGCTGCGCCTGGCGGTGCGCGGCGACGACGGCTCGACCGTCTGGATCACCCCGGAAATCAGCCGCCAGGGCTGGCTGGTGCAACCGGTGCGTCCGGACCTGTATTTCGGCCTCGGCGGGATCGCGCTCGCGCTGGCCGGCTACCTGCACGAAGTCGGCCACGGCCGCGCCGATCCGGTCGAAGGGCTGGAGGCGGCGATGGAAGGCGCCGTGAGCACCCTGCGCACGATGCAGGCGCTGGAGACGCCGGACACCGTCGGCGCGTTCACCGGCCATGCCTCGCAGGTGTGGACCTGGCTGAGCCTGCACGACCTGCTGCGGCGCCCCGAACTGCTCGACGACGCGCTGGCCTGCGCGCGCGCGCTGGAAGCGCGCGGCTTCGAAGACGACGACTACCTCGACGTGATCGACGGCTCGGCCGGCGCGATCGTGCCGCTGCTGGCGCTGGCCGAAGCCAGCGGCGATGCGCGCTGGCGCGCATTGGCGGTGCGCGCGGCGCAGCGGCTGGAAGCGACCGCGATCGTCGACGAAGCCGGCGCGCGCTGGGCCGGAGTCGAAAGCGCGGTGCCGTCGAACGGTTTTTCCCACGGCGCCACCGGCGTCGCCTGGGCGCTGTCGCGGCTGGTCCTGGCCGGTGCCGGTGACGCCGCCCAGCGCGCGCGCTGGAGCGCGCTGGCCGATGCCGCGTTCGGATTCCAGGAGTCGTACTACGAAGAGGCCGCGGGCGACTGGCGCGACGCGCGCGAGAGCGACGGCGGCCGCCATTCCCCGACCTGGTGCCACGGCAGCGTCGGCATCGGCCTGTGCGCCTGCGACCTGTACGCGCGCACCGGCGAGGCCCGCCACTTGCGCACGATGCGCCGCGCGGTCGCTTCCGCGCGCGGGCAATGGGGTTCCAGCCACACGCTCTGCCACGGCGACATGTCGCTGCACGAGTTGTTCGCGCGCGCCGCCGAACTGGATCCGCAGGGATGCGGCGGCGATCCGGACGAGAGCGCGGCGCAGATCGTTTCGGCGATCGAGGAGCATCGCGGGATGGTCGGCGGGCTGACCCGGGCGGCGTTCACGCCGGGGTTGATGACGGGGCTGGCGGGGGCGATCCATGGGCTCAACCGGCTGCATCCGGGCTCGACGTTGGCTTCGCCGTTGTTGTTGGAGCGGCGAGTGGGGGCGTAGTCGCTGGCGGTTGGAGGTTGGTGGTTCTGGGCCCTGGGAGGGCCTTCAGGGCTGGTGGTTCTCGACCGTGGGAGGGCCTTCAGGCCCAACGCTTTCCGATCCGCCGCCCGCGTTGCACGCACCGATCAAAAGGCAAACTGGGCGGCCCTTTGCCCGTCATTCCGGCGCAAGCCGGAATCCATTTTGACTCGCTGTTGCTTCTGTCTTTTCTGTCGCAACGGGTGTCGACAAGCCACGATCAAAAGCTTCCGTCCGCAAGCGGCCGGGTCACTTTCTTTGTCTTAAGCCACAAAGAAAGTAACCAAAGAAAAGGCCTTGTTTTTTCGGATCAAGAGCCACTAGGGCTCGAAAGGGGCGCGGGGCCGCGCCATAAGGGGCATCCTGCCCCATGGCGCGCGTGCGCATCCATGCGCACGCCCTCCGGGGCTGCGGGACCACTGCATCGCGCTCGGGGGCGTGCACAAGCAACAGCAACAGCAACAGCAACAGCAAAATTGGAATGCCTGCAGTGAAGTTGCGTTTCCGACTGTAGGAGCGGCGCAAGCCGCGACCGCGCCAACGCAGCTACGACGAAACTTTCACCGCAGCCGCCATGCAGCCGCCGCGACTTTCGCCGGATGCACGGATTGAATCGGCGGGCCAAGAATCGACAGGCGTCCCGCTCACGCGGCAGGCCGCGCATTCGGCTGGCCGGCCGTCACCCGCACCTTGGCGCCCTCCCCGCCCTGGGCTTGCAGGCCCAGCGCCGTCAGGCGCGACAGCAGCTCTCCGGCGAGGTTCTCCACCGCAGGCGCCAGCAGACGGCCGCGTTCGGTGACCCGCACCGGATCGATCTCGATCCACTCCACTTCGCGAAACGGCAACGGCCCGCAGCCGGACGATTCGACATAGCCGGGCA contains these protein-coding regions:
- a CDS encoding type 2 lanthipeptide synthetase LanM family protein; protein product: MSEPAPPDAFGRIVDRYVAASRAAFADCLASLPLDRDEAALAQAAADEALRGNARLKLNRVLLLELHAARRAGQLDADDDAERFAQFVELALQPQFDPHLDQRYPPLRPRLLRALELQSAALQRLMQRFVADRDALAGLLGAPAGPLRALALGQGDLHEGGQTVARLQFDAGNVMYKPRSLRIDAALDGFLAALFPDDPQRVRVPAVLDRGDYGWAAFVAHRYCDGDAELARFYRGLGHWLAALRLLGGTDIHLENLIAAGPVPVVIDVESLFEIVPPLQASGYGQAYDFAQALIRNSVLRTGIVPFRTQALGMEGVDISAAGSLPDQQPKVRTPIIAEEGTPRARLALVEIEMATAQNHPSPNPDVSRYWDCISDGFLELTAQLRALDRDGALAPLLARFAGCRVREIRRPTRAYVEIGRMLWHPASLHKEDEAIERARDLFARNSAMLAGGDGAAGGEERDDPQLRADIQAEIDALRYGDVPIFVAPLQAARIDAALDDWRAMRLDLEELTIRSALVATDLNLRMRYREEERGGRRYAAQAPHARDLDARRRRLAAEATARLLRLAVRGDDGSTVWITPEISRQGWLVQPVRPDLYFGLGGIALALAGYLHEVGHGRADPVEGLEAAMEGAVSTLRTMQALETPDTVGAFTGHASQVWTWLSLHDLLRRPELLDDALACARALEARGFEDDDYLDVIDGSAGAIVPLLALAEASGDARWRALAVRAAQRLEATAIVDEAGARWAGVESAVPSNGFSHGATGVAWALSRLVLAGAGDAAQRARWSALADAAFGFQESYYEEAAGDWRDARESDGGRHSPTWCHGSVGIGLCACDLYARTGEARHLRTMRRAVASARGQWGSSHTLCHGDMSLHELFARAAELDPQGCGGDPDESAAQIVSAIEEHRGMVGGLTRAAFTPGLMTGLAGAIHGLNRLHPGSTLASPLLLERRVGA
- a CDS encoding DUF6678 family protein, whose translation is MQWDAIVAVVRELRLKARVKPRGSPPPPEWTTFLIVPVPGYVESSGCGPLPFREVEWIEIDPVRVTERGRLLAPAVENLAGELLSRLTALGLQAQGGEGAKVRVTAGQPNARPAA
- a CDS encoding DUF6229 family protein, coding for MPVSTARECEGNANRPAIRPRADTRRHAPTRADTRQLSAMLQSGMHGRAWRACDGHRIQATVWRTRLLTAVRARAQRMQAASGGAGARARPDSRIVQAHRRRKRHTRIGPPQARGGREGIRASSTEPEMEDSTMQQNDDVVSGWLNGSDSVDGQDNPAGSLFIEGQAAAEAAMTGTGMRATLGACGTLGGTSCSYNGGCLCC
- a CDS encoding AMP-binding protein, whose amino-acid sequence is MDSSPSWFASYPSDVPTRIDPDALGTINDVLRKTVAEFGARPAYSNFGKILSFAELDALSRRFAAYLSYELELKKGDRVAIMLPNCLQYPVALFGALRAGLVVVNINPMYTARELAHQIHDSGAKALIVVDNFGATVEAAGVAKQLAGVITTALGDLFDPPKRALFNFALKYVKRMVPDYRIEGAVRLRDALAAGARREWNDVHVESGDLAFLQYTGGTTGLSKGAMLTHRNMVANLQQVSAWFGARIRPGQEIIVTALPLYHVFALTCNCLLFLNAGGHSVLITNPRDMPGFVKELRKTPFTAITGVNTLFSGLLNTPGFDQVDFSQLRMCFGGGTAVQRAVAERWKQVTGKALVEGYGLTESSPVAVVNPIVEHMEFSGAIGVPLPSTLACVMNDAGERLPVGEAGELCLRGPQVMKGYWRQPEETARTIDRDGWLHTGDIARVDERGFIFLVDRKKDMILVSGFNVYPNEVEDVMAAMPGIRESAAVGVPSEKSGEAVKLVVVRSDPALTAEQIKAYARANLTGYKVPHVIEFRDELPKSNVGKILRRELRGG